A single Nitrosospira multiformis ATCC 25196 DNA region contains:
- a CDS encoding SLC13 family permease, with protein sequence MIQLSIQIWRKDYLLWFLAGLLTVLTIAEPARLFSYPGLVDWPTLSGVAGLLILAKGIELSGYLHRLGKRLIEIMRTSRSLAVLLVLAAALLSMALTNDVALFIMVPLTTGLHGAGVIPVTRLIVVEALAVNAGSALTPIGNPQNLFLWKVSGVSFHEYVQAMLPLALILITSLLVLIAFMFDSNRIQVREEVDMPIANNRLFHSSLILYLPFLILIDLHQAELAVLLILMVFFIRHRSILGNVDWGLILVLALMFVNMRLIADSHTIHSFFTELRLDEPERLYFAGIGLAQIMSNVPAAILLAGYSSNWQLIAYAVNVGGFGLVLGSLANLIALRLARDRKAWLIFHAYSLPFLLVTGTFVYLLLFIG encoded by the coding sequence ATGATTCAATTATCCATTCAAATCTGGCGGAAGGATTATCTGCTGTGGTTTCTTGCCGGACTCCTCACCGTCCTGACCATAGCGGAGCCTGCACGACTCTTTTCATATCCTGGCCTCGTAGACTGGCCCACCCTCAGTGGCGTAGCGGGATTGCTCATACTTGCCAAAGGTATTGAACTCTCCGGCTATCTGCACCGCCTCGGCAAACGACTGATAGAAATCATGCGCACCAGCCGATCCCTTGCAGTATTGCTCGTTCTGGCAGCAGCGTTACTTTCCATGGCGCTGACCAACGATGTCGCCCTGTTCATAATGGTGCCGTTGACCACGGGCTTGCATGGTGCCGGCGTGATTCCTGTGACGCGCCTCATCGTGGTCGAGGCATTGGCTGTAAATGCAGGTTCAGCTCTTACACCGATCGGCAACCCACAAAACCTGTTTTTGTGGAAAGTATCCGGTGTATCCTTTCACGAATACGTACAAGCGATGCTGCCTCTAGCGCTCATCCTCATCACCAGTCTCCTGGTGTTGATCGCATTCATGTTCGATAGCAATCGCATTCAGGTCAGGGAAGAGGTTGATATGCCAATAGCGAACAACAGGCTATTCCATTCATCCTTGATTCTCTATCTACCATTTCTGATTCTTATTGATCTCCATCAGGCGGAACTGGCGGTTTTGCTGATACTCATGGTCTTCTTTATCCGGCATCGCAGCATTCTCGGGAATGTGGATTGGGGCCTCATTCTCGTACTTGCCCTCATGTTCGTGAACATGCGCCTTATTGCTGATAGCCACACTATTCATTCATTTTTTACAGAATTGAGGCTGGACGAGCCTGAGCGGCTTTACTTTGCGGGGATCGGGCTTGCACAGATCATGAGCAATGTGCCTGCTGCAATTTTATTGGCCGGTTATTCAAGCAACTGGCAACTGATTGCCTACGCAGTGAACGTTGGGGGATTTGGCTTAGTATTGGGCTCTCTCGCCAATTTAATAGCCCTACGGCTCGCCCGGGACAGAAAAGCATGGTTGATATTTCATGCCTACTCCCTGCCATTTCTGCTCGTCACGGGTACTTTCGTCTATCTGTTGCTATTCATTGGTTAA
- a CDS encoding YchJ family protein — MNAKTTSCPCGYTEITARPAGTRQARPSANSGKKYADCCGRYLDDGETVPTAEALMRSRYTAYALGREEYLLATWNQDTRPASLGLENKQHEKWLGLEVKLHEQPGPDHAMVEFVARYKVDGRAHRLHEISRFVRKNGQWFYVDGDIIRS; from the coding sequence ATGAATGCAAAAACGACGTCCTGTCCGTGCGGTTACACGGAGATAACAGCGAGACCAGCGGGAACTCGGCAGGCTCGTCCTTCCGCGAATAGCGGCAAAAAGTATGCTGACTGCTGCGGCCGCTACCTGGATGACGGCGAAACAGTTCCCACAGCGGAAGCATTGATGCGTTCGCGCTATACTGCATACGCCCTCGGTCGTGAAGAATACCTGCTGGCGACCTGGAATCAAGACACGCGCCCAGCATCACTTGGATTGGAAAATAAACAGCATGAAAAATGGCTGGGACTGGAAGTGAAACTTCATGAACAGCCAGGGCCGGATCACGCCATGGTGGAATTCGTGGCACGTTACAAGGTGGATGGGCGCGCGCACCGTTTGCATGAAATCAGCCGCTTCGTGCGTAAGAACGGGCAATGGTTCTATGTGGACGGCGATATTATAAGATCTTGA
- a CDS encoding serine/threonine protein kinase, which yields MGTADNSAPNDFSTLSPERVLHALESLGFHSDGRLLALNSYENRVYQIGLENGAPVIAKFYRPERWTNNAILEEHAFVRELAEHEIPVVPPLVLQGISLHYFEGFRFTVFPRHGGRAPELEDPHTLEWMGRFLGRIHAVGALNPFLERPELNIANFGEQPRDYLLAHGFVPPDIEAAYRSAVNQALDSARHCFGRAGKVRALRLHGDCHAGNVLWTDDGPHFVDFDDSRMGPAVQDLWMLLSGERADMRKQLDSVLAGYENFFDFDERELHLVEALRTLRLIHYAAWLAQRWDDPAFKRAFPWFNTQRYWQDRILELREQIALMDEPPL from the coding sequence GTGGGAACAGCAGATAATTCGGCTCCAAATGATTTCTCCACGCTTTCTCCTGAACGCGTGTTGCATGCTTTGGAAAGCTTGGGTTTCCACAGCGATGGACGGCTGCTGGCACTCAACAGCTACGAGAACCGCGTCTACCAAATCGGCCTCGAAAACGGTGCGCCAGTCATAGCAAAATTCTACCGCCCGGAACGCTGGACGAACAACGCCATTCTCGAGGAACACGCGTTCGTGCGGGAACTGGCCGAGCACGAAATTCCTGTAGTACCCCCATTGGTGCTGCAAGGAATATCGCTGCATTATTTTGAGGGATTTCGTTTCACTGTTTTTCCAAGGCATGGTGGTCGCGCGCCCGAACTGGAAGATCCCCATACCCTGGAATGGATGGGGCGCTTCCTAGGACGTATCCATGCGGTTGGCGCACTGAATCCCTTTCTTGAACGCCCGGAATTGAATATCGCCAACTTCGGCGAACAACCCCGCGACTATCTGTTGGCACATGGATTCGTTCCGCCTGATATTGAGGCTGCCTATCGCAGTGCCGTGAATCAGGCGTTAGACAGTGCACGGCACTGTTTTGGACGCGCAGGTAAAGTACGCGCGTTACGCCTGCACGGGGACTGTCATGCAGGCAATGTTTTGTGGACTGACGATGGACCGCACTTCGTCGATTTTGACGACAGCCGCATGGGACCAGCAGTACAGGACTTGTGGATGCTGTTATCCGGCGAACGGGCCGACATGAGGAAGCAGTTGGACAGCGTGCTGGCCGGGTATGAAAACTTCTTCGATTTCGACGAAAGGGAATTGCATCTGGTCGAGGCGTTACGCACTCTGCGCTTGATCCACTACGCGGCGTGGCTTGCACAGCGATGGGACGACCCTGCTTTCAAGCGAGCGTTTCCCTGGTTCAACACCCAACGCTACTGGCAGGATCGCATTCTCGAATTGCGGGAGCAGATCGCCCTTATGGATGAACCGCCGCTATGA
- a CDS encoding PQQ-dependent sugar dehydrogenase, with protein sequence MPITKILIRFMATCLLCYGLPAMADSKTGKLPLDKIKLPAGFSIEVWAEVPNARGLALGKNGTVFAGSMDEGNVYAIRDNGGEREVKTIARGLNLPIGVAFRDGALYASSVDRILRFDGIEEKLDQPGKPYVVTERFPNEKHHGGRYIGFGPDGLLYVAVGAPCNVCETEPEKFSLISRINPDGSNYEVFAYGIRNSVGFDWHPETKELWFTDNGRDWMGDNLPPDELNRAPKKGMHFGYPYCHSDDILDPKYGAKRDCRKLVSPAAKLPPHAGALGMRFYTGTMFPPQYRNSIFIAEHGSWNRRNKIGYRIEFAKIKNNKVIKQEVFAEGWLENEKNWGRPVDVLVMPDGALLVSDDFAGVIYRISYRKP encoded by the coding sequence ATGCCCATCACAAAAATTCTCATACGTTTCATGGCCACTTGCCTGCTCTGTTATGGCTTACCTGCGATGGCAGACAGCAAAACCGGCAAGCTGCCGCTGGACAAGATCAAGTTACCGGCCGGATTTTCGATCGAAGTGTGGGCTGAAGTACCGAACGCGCGGGGACTGGCACTGGGAAAAAACGGCACGGTGTTTGCAGGCTCGATGGACGAGGGGAATGTCTATGCCATCAGGGACAATGGAGGGGAGCGTGAAGTAAAAACCATCGCCAGAGGGCTTAATCTTCCCATAGGGGTCGCCTTTCGCGATGGCGCGTTATATGCCTCCTCGGTCGACCGCATCCTGCGTTTTGACGGTATTGAGGAAAAACTCGATCAGCCCGGAAAACCGTACGTTGTCACCGAACGATTTCCCAACGAGAAACACCATGGGGGCAGATATATAGGTTTTGGCCCGGATGGTCTTCTGTATGTGGCGGTGGGCGCTCCATGCAATGTCTGCGAAACGGAGCCGGAGAAGTTTTCGCTGATTTCCCGCATCAATCCGGATGGCTCGAACTATGAGGTCTTCGCATACGGGATACGAAACTCGGTAGGATTCGATTGGCATCCCGAAACAAAGGAATTGTGGTTTACCGATAACGGTCGGGACTGGATGGGAGACAACTTGCCGCCGGACGAACTCAACCGTGCGCCAAAAAAGGGAATGCATTTCGGCTATCCCTACTGCCATTCCGACGACATCCTTGACCCGAAATACGGTGCAAAGCGGGATTGCCGCAAGCTCGTTTCACCCGCAGCGAAACTTCCCCCGCACGCAGGCGCCCTGGGGATGCGCTTCTATACAGGGACCATGTTTCCTCCCCAATATCGCAACAGCATCTTTATAGCCGAACATGGCTCATGGAACCGGCGCAATAAAATCGGCTACCGCATCGAGTTCGCAAAGATAAAGAACAACAAGGTGATAAAGCAGGAAGTGTTTGCCGAAGGCTGGCTGGAAAATGAAAAAAATTGGGGAAGACCCGTGGATGTGCTGGTGATGCCGGACGGGGCACTGCTCGTGTCGGATGATTTCGCCGGGGTGATTTATCGGATCAGCTACAGGAAACCTTGA
- the htpG gene encoding molecular chaperone HtpG, translating into MEATATKEHLNFQTEVKQLLKLMIHSLYSNKEIFLRELISNASDAADKLRFEALTDGALYESDSDLKIRVSYDKEARTITVADNGIGMSRQEVIDHIGTIAKSGTREFFDALTGDQAKDAHLIGQFGVGFYSAFIVADKVTLTTRRAGLTHEHGVRWESGGEGDYTLETIDKPGRGTEVTLHLREGEDELLNGWRLRSIIRKYSDHITLPIVMKKEEWSQEKNENTVTEEDETINQASALWARPKNEISEEQYNEFYKHVAHDFEPPLAYVHARVEGKQEYTQLLYVPSRAPFDLYDRESRHGIKLYVRRVFIMDDAKQLLPNYLRFVRGIIDSNDLPLNVSREILQESKDIEAMRAGSVKKVLGLLDDLAQSETDEGKAKFKTFWKEFGQVMKEGVAEDYANRERIAKLLRFVSTHSDSEEQDVSLSDYVGRMKDGQEKIYYVTADSLTAAKSSPHLEIFRKKDIEVILLFDRVDEWLVANLPEFEGKHLQSVAKGSLDLGKLEDEAEKKEQEKEAGEYKELTEKIKEVLGEQVKDVRITLRLTESPACLVTETHDMSGNLERLLKSAGQKVTHTKPILEINPYHPMVERLKSEETHFADWSHILFDQALLAEGGQLEDPASFVKRINQLFLSTGSKE; encoded by the coding sequence ATGGAAGCAACGGCTACAAAAGAACATTTGAATTTTCAGACCGAGGTCAAGCAACTCCTCAAGCTGATGATCCATTCCCTGTATAGTAACAAGGAAATTTTCTTGCGCGAACTGATTTCCAACGCGTCGGATGCTGCCGACAAGCTGCGGTTCGAAGCCTTGACCGACGGGGCGCTGTACGAATCTGATTCGGATCTGAAAATACGTGTAAGTTACGATAAGGAGGCACGCACCATTACTGTTGCCGATAATGGCATCGGCATGTCGCGGCAGGAGGTGATAGACCATATCGGTACTATTGCCAAATCCGGCACACGAGAATTCTTCGACGCACTAACCGGCGACCAGGCCAAGGATGCGCACCTGATCGGCCAGTTCGGGGTGGGTTTTTATTCCGCATTCATTGTTGCTGACAAAGTGACGCTTACCACACGGCGCGCGGGCCTGACGCACGAACACGGGGTTCGCTGGGAATCGGGCGGTGAGGGAGATTACACCCTTGAGACAATCGATAAACCTGGCCGTGGCACTGAGGTAACCTTGCATTTGCGCGAAGGAGAGGATGAACTGCTCAATGGATGGCGGCTCCGCTCCATCATCCGCAAGTACTCGGACCATATCACCCTTCCCATCGTGATGAAAAAAGAGGAATGGTCCCAGGAAAAAAATGAAAACACCGTTACGGAAGAAGACGAAACCATCAACCAGGCAAGTGCCTTGTGGGCGCGGCCGAAAAACGAGATCAGCGAAGAGCAGTACAACGAATTCTACAAGCATGTCGCGCATGATTTCGAACCTCCGCTGGCGTATGTGCATGCCAGGGTAGAGGGCAAGCAGGAATATACACAACTGCTCTACGTTCCTTCCCGCGCCCCGTTCGATCTGTATGACCGCGAATCCCGCCACGGCATCAAACTGTATGTCAGAAGAGTATTCATCATGGATGATGCCAAACAGTTGCTGCCCAATTACCTGCGTTTCGTACGAGGAATAATAGATTCGAATGATCTGCCACTGAATGTTTCCCGCGAGATATTGCAGGAATCGAAGGACATTGAAGCCATGCGGGCCGGCTCGGTGAAAAAGGTGCTGGGATTACTCGACGACCTGGCGCAAAGCGAAACCGACGAAGGGAAGGCCAAATTCAAGACCTTCTGGAAGGAATTCGGACAGGTGATGAAAGAGGGGGTAGCGGAAGACTATGCCAACCGCGAGCGCATTGCCAAGCTGCTGCGCTTTGTTTCTACCCATTCCGATTCGGAAGAGCAGGACGTCTCCCTGAGCGATTATGTGGGGCGCATGAAGGACGGGCAGGAGAAGATCTACTATGTCACCGCCGACAGTCTCACGGCGGCTAAAAGCAGTCCACACCTCGAAATTTTCCGCAAGAAAGACATTGAAGTCATTCTACTGTTCGATCGCGTGGATGAGTGGCTGGTGGCAAATCTGCCTGAGTTCGAGGGTAAACACCTGCAGTCCGTAGCAAAGGGCAGTCTCGATCTGGGTAAACTGGAGGACGAGGCGGAGAAAAAGGAACAGGAAAAAGAAGCGGGTGAATACAAGGAACTCACCGAGAAAATAAAAGAAGTGCTCGGCGAGCAGGTAAAGGATGTGCGGATCACCTTGCGTCTGACCGAGTCCCCCGCCTGCCTGGTGACGGAAACCCATGACATGAGCGGAAATCTGGAGCGGCTGCTTAAGTCTGCCGGGCAGAAGGTCACGCATACCAAACCTATCCTGGAAATCAATCCGTACCATCCCATGGTAGAGCGCCTGAAATCGGAGGAGACTCATTTCGCCGACTGGAGCCACATTTTGTTCGACCAAGCGCTGTTGGCCGAGGGCGGGCAACTGGAGGATCCTGCCAGTTTTGTCAAACGTATCAATCAGTTGTTCCTGAGCACGGGGAGCAAGGAATAA
- the nhaR gene encoding transcriptional activator NhaR, protein MLNYKQLNYFWAVAKAGSIVRASERLNLTPQTLSGQIGLLEDALGVPLFLRVGRRLELTETGRLALSYADEIFQIGNELEEALRARPERHAIPFRVGVDDAVPKSIAYRLLTPAMGLASPVRIVCREDKLARLLVELAIQRVDLILADRPMPDEANVKGYSHKLGNCGITFFAAPCLAKTFKKKWPHVLDAAPLLIPGKDAAIRLPLMRWFDVHQLRPHIVGEFDDSALMQAFGQAGIGIFIAPSVIADEVQREHGVVVVGCTDEVTEQFYAISLERRLTHPAVVAINDTAHRELFATLAAS, encoded by the coding sequence ATGCTTAATTACAAGCAATTGAATTATTTCTGGGCAGTGGCCAAGGCAGGCAGCATTGTCCGCGCAAGCGAACGCCTGAATCTCACGCCCCAGACTCTGAGCGGCCAGATCGGATTATTGGAAGACGCGCTGGGGGTGCCACTTTTTTTACGAGTGGGGAGACGCCTTGAATTGACCGAAACAGGACGACTTGCCCTCTCGTATGCCGACGAAATCTTTCAGATTGGAAATGAACTGGAAGAAGCATTGCGGGCCCGCCCGGAACGTCATGCGATTCCATTCCGGGTGGGTGTCGACGATGCCGTCCCCAAGTCCATCGCCTACCGATTGTTAACGCCTGCCATGGGACTTGCTTCGCCTGTACGCATTGTCTGCCGCGAGGACAAACTGGCGCGTTTGCTGGTGGAATTGGCGATCCAGCGAGTCGATCTGATACTTGCCGACCGCCCCATGCCGGATGAAGCGAATGTGAAAGGCTACAGCCATAAGCTGGGAAACTGCGGCATTACATTTTTTGCCGCGCCGTGTCTTGCAAAAACCTTCAAAAAAAAATGGCCTCATGTTCTTGATGCGGCCCCCTTGCTCATTCCCGGTAAAGACGCCGCCATACGGCTACCATTGATGCGATGGTTCGACGTGCACCAACTCCGCCCCCACATCGTGGGAGAGTTCGACGATAGCGCATTGATGCAGGCATTCGGACAGGCCGGCATCGGCATTTTCATTGCACCATCCGTAATAGCTGACGAGGTGCAGCGTGAACATGGCGTTGTTGTTGTCGGCTGCACCGACGAGGTTACCGAACAGTTTTACGCCATCTCCCTGGAACGCCGTCTCACACACCCCGCCGTCGTCGCCATCAACGACACAGCCCACCGGGAGCTATTCGCGACCCTGGCTGCCTCCTGA
- a CDS encoding TolC family protein — protein sequence MPTPTTPPSQVLTIEELQRLGLRANGLVQAANFQIKAAEAGVVGASAYPNPQLTFMAGPQHARVVPQALPANSHRQFTISQTIENPFLRSARIDSAEAGVDASHAGLEQVRADLAAQLRVAAYELILRQEVARVEASVSDLMEEIRRRVRMRVDVGEAPRFELIRAETEVLAAASRKEAAQLNAQRARIALIQLTAGALQPDFQVTGSLTESVNLPPLEELRETVPAVNPEVTRLEAEWKRARRRIDQERAAVLPSLTVLLSNFQEAQYTSNLAGVNVTIPLFYRRRGEINAAVADSERARGILEFRRFEIGQLLESAWQAKQIAQRRVDMFEGGLVKEAENALEIAQAAYRFGERGLIEVLDTQRVLRGVLSDLLQARFDLQAAVTEIDRLRAYYPKEDLE from the coding sequence ATGCCAACGCCAACGACGCCACCTTCCCAAGTTCTCACCATTGAGGAGTTGCAGCGACTGGGATTGAGGGCCAATGGCCTGGTGCAGGCAGCCAATTTCCAAATAAAAGCTGCGGAAGCGGGTGTGGTGGGTGCTTCGGCTTACCCCAACCCGCAACTCACCTTCATGGCAGGCCCCCAGCATGCGCGGGTCGTGCCGCAGGCCTTGCCTGCAAACAGCCACCGTCAATTTACTATATCTCAGACGATCGAGAATCCGTTCCTGCGGAGCGCGCGCATCGACTCGGCAGAAGCAGGAGTGGATGCCAGTCATGCAGGCCTGGAGCAGGTGAGGGCCGATTTGGCGGCGCAACTGCGGGTTGCCGCCTATGAACTGATCCTGCGTCAGGAAGTGGCGCGAGTGGAGGCAAGCGTTTCCGATTTGATGGAGGAAATACGTCGCCGCGTCAGGATGCGTGTCGATGTGGGGGAGGCGCCGCGCTTCGAACTGATCAGGGCCGAAACGGAAGTTCTGGCCGCAGCTTCGCGTAAGGAAGCGGCGCAGTTGAATGCGCAGAGGGCTCGCATAGCCCTGATTCAGCTTACCGCTGGTGCTTTGCAGCCTGATTTCCAGGTAACGGGGTCGCTGACAGAGTCCGTAAACCTTCCTCCTCTCGAAGAACTGCGCGAAACTGTGCCTGCAGTCAATCCCGAGGTGACGCGCCTGGAGGCCGAATGGAAGCGGGCCCGGCGGCGAATCGACCAGGAACGTGCGGCGGTGCTGCCATCGTTAACGGTATTGCTCAGCAATTTTCAGGAGGCGCAATACACCTCGAACCTGGCAGGCGTAAACGTAACCATCCCTTTGTTTTATCGGCGGCGTGGGGAGATCAACGCCGCTGTAGCGGATTCCGAGCGGGCGCGCGGGATACTGGAGTTTCGGCGCTTCGAAATAGGGCAGTTGCTTGAATCCGCCTGGCAGGCCAAGCAGATCGCCCAGCGCAGAGTGGACATGTTCGAAGGCGGATTGGTGAAGGAAGCGGAAAACGCTCTGGAAATTGCGCAGGCAGCCTATCGGTTTGGCGAACGGGGCCTGATCGAAGTGCTCGATACGCAGCGCGTGCTGCGCGGCGTGCTTTCGGATCTCCTGCAGGCGCGCTTCGATTTGCAGGCTGCGGTTACAGAGATCGATCGCCTGCGAGCCTATTATCCCAAGGAAGACCTCGAATGA